The following coding sequences lie in one Myxococcales bacterium genomic window:
- the tsaE gene encoding tRNA (adenosine(37)-N6)-threonylcarbamoyltransferase complex ATPase subunit type 1 TsaE — protein MLLETREATQAMARRLATHIIAGDVILLDGELGAGKTFFAGALIHALGVPEQMFVTSPTFTLIHQYRGRLPIYHADSFRLDDPKELLTLGLREALEEEAVVIVEWGKKLAPFLHTPWLGLEFELFDENARTVRWSGTGTRPKTLIDLAAQRRL, from the coding sequence ATGCTGCTAGAAACCCGAGAGGCCACACAAGCGATGGCACGTCGCTTGGCAACGCACATCATTGCAGGAGATGTGATCCTCCTGGATGGTGAACTTGGGGCGGGTAAAACATTTTTCGCGGGCGCGTTGATCCATGCACTCGGCGTTCCCGAGCAGATGTTTGTCACCAGTCCCACCTTCACATTGATACACCAATATCGCGGCAGGCTGCCGATTTACCATGCCGATTCCTTTCGGCTCGATGATCCCAAAGAACTCCTCACCCTAGGATTGCGGGAGGCGCTCGAGGAGGAAGCGGTGGTGATTGTGGAGTGGGGGAAAAAGCTCGCGCCTTTTCTGCACACCCCCTGGCTTGGGCTTGAGTTCGAATTGTTCGATGAAAACGCTCGCACTGTGCGGTGGTCAGGCACAGGCACAAGGCCGAAGACGCTCATCGACCTTGCAGCTCAACGACGGCTCTGA
- a CDS encoding M1 family metallopeptidase encodes MLSCTLGFLASGKVYANNLPPSHIRYTISATLNPADHYVEGEEEILWTNRSGRAVTVLYLHLYLNAFRDNRSVFMKESGGQLREQSAIGAGRIDILSMRTSGGQDLLSGAQNELIEGDFTQMRVPLISPVLPAKTLRLKIRFVSTLPELFARAGYVNDFHMVAQWYPKLAKLEDDGHWTSFPYHGLGEFFSDFADHEVTVRAPSEYVIAGSGDLVSTRREGSMQKMLFRANAVHDIAFAAYPHFKEWVVQDSHPAVRFFAPLGYESAVFEQAKLVTEGLRYFGARYGTYPYSTLTVVIPPRGAEGVAAMEYPTLIVSSGPWVALPGWRALGAPGVVAHELAHQWFYGLIGSNEVRWPVLDEGISEWAALDMLRHIYGSNASGTGWPLVPSDAFHVLYPFLNLTPRSDLAAYRYSEEEYSTAAYVKPAAIFETVRRVWGDEAFLRALGRYARTERFRHPEPEALYAAFDAEYWFGFSKDVLVPMLSSTSPLDYKVTRLAHRPQHHEWLSEIRLERDGVPSSLPVWVNARTHEGDSYRFIWRGDAKNFRISHIGPSKITQVHVDPSRRIVADRNPANNDLPKVSSAQNRYWWPWLMLAAQLCLGLVGL; translated from the coding sequence ATGCTTTCTTGCACGCTTGGATTCCTCGCGTCCGGGAAAGTATATGCGAACAACCTTCCCCCTTCACACATACGTTACACGATATCCGCCACGCTAAACCCTGCCGACCATTACGTCGAGGGCGAGGAAGAAATTCTGTGGACGAACCGAAGCGGCCGCGCAGTGACGGTGCTTTACTTGCATCTGTATCTCAACGCGTTTAGGGACAATCGGTCAGTGTTCATGAAGGAAAGCGGCGGCCAGCTGCGGGAGCAGTCCGCAATTGGCGCTGGCCGCATCGACATATTATCCATGCGCACCTCGGGCGGGCAGGATCTGCTCTCGGGCGCACAAAACGAACTCATCGAAGGCGACTTCACACAGATGCGCGTGCCTCTGATCAGCCCCGTCTTGCCCGCAAAGACCCTCCGACTGAAGATCCGCTTCGTATCCACCCTCCCCGAACTCTTTGCGCGCGCCGGCTACGTCAACGACTTTCACATGGTGGCGCAGTGGTATCCCAAGCTCGCAAAGTTGGAAGACGACGGCCACTGGACCAGCTTTCCTTATCATGGACTGGGTGAGTTTTTTTCGGACTTTGCCGATCATGAAGTTACGGTGCGCGCGCCTTCCGAGTATGTGATTGCTGGGTCGGGCGATCTCGTCAGCACACGGCGCGAAGGATCTATGCAGAAAATGCTTTTTCGTGCAAACGCCGTGCATGACATTGCATTTGCGGCCTACCCCCATTTCAAAGAATGGGTGGTGCAGGACTCCCATCCCGCGGTGCGCTTCTTTGCGCCTTTAGGCTACGAGAGCGCCGTATTCGAACAGGCCAAGCTCGTGACAGAGGGGCTCAGGTACTTTGGCGCGCGGTATGGAACGTATCCCTATTCAACCCTGACTGTCGTCATACCGCCCAGAGGAGCGGAAGGAGTGGCGGCCATGGAGTACCCGACGTTGATCGTGAGCTCAGGCCCTTGGGTTGCGCTTCCGGGCTGGCGCGCACTCGGCGCTCCTGGAGTCGTCGCGCACGAGCTGGCGCATCAGTGGTTTTACGGCCTGATTGGCAGCAACGAGGTGCGCTGGCCCGTGCTAGATGAGGGTATATCGGAGTGGGCAGCTTTGGACATGCTGCGTCACATCTATGGCTCCAACGCATCGGGGACGGGATGGCCGCTTGTCCCTTCGGATGCCTTTCATGTGCTCTATCCGTTTCTGAATCTGACGCCCCGATCGGACCTTGCAGCGTATCGATACTCTGAAGAGGAATATAGCACCGCCGCCTACGTCAAACCCGCCGCCATCTTTGAAACTGTCCGCAGAGTGTGGGGCGACGAGGCGTTTCTGAGAGCCCTTGGACGCTATGCACGCACTGAGCGCTTTCGGCATCCTGAACCAGAGGCGCTTTATGCGGCATTCGATGCGGAGTATTGGTTTGGATTCTCCAAAGATGTGCTCGTGCCGATGCTTTCAAGCACGAGCCCGCTCGACTACAAAGTAACTCGCCTCGCCCACAGGCCTCAGCACCATGAATGGCTGAGCGAGATTCGTCTTGAGCGAGACGGCGTTCCTTCGTCGCTGCCCGTCTGGGTAAACGCGCGCACCCACGAGGGCGACAGCTACAGGTTTATTTGGCGGGGCGATGCAAAGAACTTCCGCATTAGCCATATTGGACCTTCAAAAATCACCCAAGTGCATGTAGATCCTTCCCGCCGTATCGTCGCCGATCGCAATCCGGCAAACAACGATCTGCCGAAGGTGTCATCCGCGCAAAACCGATATTGGTGGCCCTGGCTGATGTTGGCGGCGCAGCTCTGTCTCGGGCTGGTGGGTCTGTGA
- a CDS encoding GNAT family N-acetyltransferase — protein MAVASVSGISPSDWDRMVPADDPFMLHAFLLGLEKTKCVSAMTGWRPRHLLAYENDVLMGAMPLYEKHHSYGEFVFDFEWAQAAEEAELPYYPKLVSAVPFTPVTGARLLVAPEADSERVRGRLLAALDALLSEGNYSSAHVLFPNDADMAFLERAGYIPRLGFQFHWTRDPGWHTFEDFQRSMRASVRKQVKKERKIAHSQGLTFKMLAKGEITEAHREAFWHCYTSTIEKHHSHAYLNRAFVRHLFDHFSQYLLLAVAKRGDRVVACALFLYRGTGLYGRYWGALEPIPMLHFELCYYQPITWALEHGITRFEAGAQGMQKLKRGLLPRACHSAHRFSHEGFGRAIRAHLKAERRHILAHMAHCEAHGPFHRA, from the coding sequence ATGGCCGTAGCAAGCGTAAGCGGCATCTCTCCATCGGACTGGGACCGCATGGTGCCCGCCGATGATCCTTTCATGCTGCATGCCTTTCTTCTCGGCCTTGAGAAGACAAAATGCGTTAGCGCCATGACCGGCTGGCGTCCCCGACATCTGTTGGCGTACGAGAACGACGTGTTGATGGGTGCGATGCCGCTTTACGAAAAACACCACAGCTATGGTGAGTTTGTGTTTGACTTTGAGTGGGCCCAGGCGGCAGAGGAAGCCGAGCTGCCCTATTACCCCAAGCTCGTCAGCGCCGTGCCGTTTACGCCCGTCACGGGCGCGAGGTTACTCGTCGCTCCCGAGGCCGATTCCGAGCGCGTCAGGGGGCGGTTGCTCGCCGCGCTCGACGCTTTGTTGAGCGAAGGCAACTATTCCTCGGCTCACGTGCTCTTCCCCAACGATGCCGACATGGCCTTCCTCGAACGTGCAGGTTACATTCCGCGTCTCGGGTTTCAGTTTCATTGGACACGCGATCCCGGCTGGCACACCTTTGAGGACTTTCAGAGGAGCATGCGCGCAAGTGTGCGAAAGCAGGTGAAGAAAGAGCGAAAGATCGCCCATTCGCAGGGTCTTACGTTCAAAATGCTTGCCAAAGGAGAGATCACAGAGGCGCACCGAGAGGCGTTTTGGCACTGCTATACGAGCACCATCGAAAAGCACCATTCCCACGCCTATCTCAATCGCGCATTTGTGAGACATCTGTTCGATCATTTCTCTCAGTACCTGTTGCTTGCCGTGGCAAAAAGAGGCGACAGGGTGGTGGCCTGTGCGCTGTTTTTGTATCGAGGCACGGGGCTTTATGGACGTTATTGGGGGGCACTTGAGCCGATTCCGATGCTGCACTTCGAGCTCTGTTACTATCAGCCCATCACGTGGGCGCTAGAGCACGGCATCACGCGTTTTGAGGCCGGCGCACAAGGCATGCAAAAGCTCAAGCGTGGCCTGCTTCCTCGCGCATGCCATAGTGCGCATCGCTTTTCGCATGAAGGCTTTGGGCGGGCCATTCGGGCGCATTTGAAGGCCGAACGGCGCCATATTCTAGCGCACATGGCCCATTGCGAAGCGCACGGACCATTTCATCGCGCATGA
- a CDS encoding PEGA domain-containing protein: protein MVYALLLLGSVAGTVRADGTTSSWAVIPSMDASRQYDWTRAAAERLRTELRSMGLQVKDLRESQSAFERRHSRFPAQLAATEVSAFEQCAHHAESHIAGASYKKTLAMAKKCLEPVIPKLEAFARDPVRAETIFNLCMFRTRAYIENRKSAEAKAAALECRRMLPDIQPSAVVHPPEVRKVMAEVDRVLKTQGGRLRVTSSARGCAVYVNGRRMGQVPLSRGGLAPGTYGVQVDCQSGELSRVYPVTVLSRRLKKLHIDVGFEEALLSQPGLGLMYLTQAEHNQERLPHALMLVHALEASDALLITPLEDGLLRIDRLDAQQRLVLASVRLRWNALEARFEGDVLGEAMEALMEARSLDLSGPRPVPIGAWSPTRPGAEPLRAPQASHMAEPAPHHAVRVGTGILALALYGLAWGSAIAYESSDRQVPSAVLYLSSGALSSGLLWTASWMLFPSGKGGITWWKWAGALVGVALTTLGALAPLSKAERRGAYDDMLLFTGAPLLLWPLQDFL from the coding sequence GTGGTTTACGCATTATTACTGTTGGGCAGTGTCGCGGGCACCGTGCGGGCCGATGGGACGACATCCTCTTGGGCTGTGATTCCCAGCATGGACGCAAGCCGCCAATACGATTGGACCCGGGCGGCAGCGGAACGCTTGCGCACGGAGCTTCGCAGCATGGGTCTTCAGGTCAAAGACCTGCGTGAGTCTCAAAGCGCATTTGAGCGTCGCCATTCTCGCTTCCCAGCTCAGTTGGCGGCTACAGAAGTAAGCGCGTTTGAACAGTGCGCCCATCACGCAGAATCTCACATCGCGGGCGCAAGCTACAAAAAGACCTTGGCGATGGCGAAGAAATGTTTGGAGCCGGTCATCCCCAAACTTGAAGCGTTTGCAAGAGACCCGGTCAGGGCTGAGACCATTTTCAATCTATGTATGTTCCGCACGCGCGCCTATATAGAAAATCGCAAGTCCGCGGAAGCAAAGGCCGCGGCGCTTGAGTGCCGGCGCATGCTGCCCGACATTCAGCCGAGCGCGGTCGTACATCCCCCAGAGGTGCGCAAGGTGATGGCGGAGGTGGATCGCGTGCTTAAGACGCAGGGAGGGCGACTGCGCGTGACAAGCTCCGCTAGGGGCTGCGCCGTGTATGTCAATGGGCGGCGCATGGGCCAAGTCCCCCTCAGCCGTGGCGGCCTCGCGCCTGGCACCTACGGCGTCCAGGTGGATTGTCAGTCCGGCGAGCTCAGCCGCGTCTATCCCGTCACGGTTTTATCGAGGCGCCTGAAAAAGCTTCACATCGATGTGGGGTTTGAGGAGGCGCTCTTGAGCCAGCCCGGCCTGGGGCTCATGTATTTGACGCAAGCTGAGCACAACCAAGAACGGCTGCCGCACGCGCTCATGCTCGTCCACGCGCTCGAAGCCAGCGACGCATTGCTGATCACGCCGCTCGAGGATGGACTTCTGCGGATTGATCGCCTGGATGCACAGCAAAGACTGGTGCTGGCCTCGGTCCGGCTCCGCTGGAATGCGCTCGAGGCACGGTTCGAAGGCGATGTGCTGGGCGAAGCAATGGAGGCATTGATGGAAGCCAGATCGCTCGATCTGAGTGGCCCCCGTCCCGTGCCTATTGGCGCTTGGTCGCCCACGCGGCCTGGCGCAGAACCACTTCGGGCGCCCCAGGCTTCGCACATGGCCGAGCCAGCACCGCACCACGCGGTGCGCGTGGGCACGGGCATTTTGGCGCTCGCGCTCTACGGTCTGGCGTGGGGAAGCGCGATTGCCTACGAGAGCAGCGACAGGCAGGTGCCATCGGCAGTCCTTTACCTCAGCAGCGGCGCTCTTAGCAGTGGTTTATTGTGGACCGCCAGTTGGATGCTGTTCCCGTCGGGCAAAGGCGGCATCACGTGGTGGAAGTGGGCAGGGGCCTTAGTGGGCGTGGCGCTCACTACGCTGGGGGCCTTGGCGCCCCTGAGTAAGGCTGAACGACGGGGCGCTTACGACGACATGCTGCTCTTTACCGGCGCCCCCCTATTGTTATGGCCGCTTCAAGATTTCCTCTAA
- the carB gene encoding carbamoyl-phosphate synthase large subunit — translation MPRRTDIRRILLVGSGPIVIGQGCEFDYSGTQGAKALKQEGYEVILVNSNPATVMTDPEFADRTYIEPLVPEVLEAIIARERPDALLPTLGGQTGLNLAINLAKSGYLQRHNVTLLGANVEAILKAEDREQFKQAMERIGLRCPKAHMARTVAEANDAVVAIGFPVILRPSFTLGGSGGGIAYNREEFDRAIRWAFQQSPTHECLIEESVLGWKEFELEVIRDCANNFAVICTIENFDPMGVHTGDSITVAPAMTLTDREYQRLRDAARAIIAEIGVDTGGSNIQFAVNPKDGAFVVIEMNPRVSRSSALASKATGYPIAKIAAKLAVGYRLDELKNDITQTSAAFEPSIDYVVCKVPRFAFEKFPGSDIRLTTQMKSVGEAMAIGRTFKEALHKATRSLEIGRDGLVSLMDKVDYRLLARSLRNLAHSHQGSLPGNDPTSSSTMPRATPEELKEAISEVIRIPVPDRLWHIADAFRVGLSLNDVHTATAIDPWFLREVKELIDEEETLRTHTGESQLARAKAFGFSDSRIATLKGVLPSEIRAQRERAAIRPSFLRVDSCAAEFPALTPYMYSSYGAVSEEDAIQTRKIMILGGGPNRIGQGIEFDYCCVHAAFALAELGYETIMVNCNPETVSTDYDTSDRLYFEPLTFEDVMAIVEAEKPEGVIVQFGGQTPLKLSVPLEKAGVRILGTSASAIDRAEDREKFEALLQKLDLRRPPGGIARSVSQAFEVAGRIGYPLLVRPSYVLGGRAMQIVHSHDELAHYITVAVETLEAESAGTILLDQFLKDAIEVDVDCLSDGTQVVIGGIMQHIEEAGVHSGDSTSVLPAHSLSSHILHHIREATRALALELGVVGLMNVQFAVYQNQVYVLEVNPRASRTVPFVSKVIGVPLAKIAAQVMAGKTLAAIGFTEEIVPTHVGVKESVFPFVKFAGVDTILGPEMRSTGEVMGIADNFAAAFSKAMLSAGMRLPQSGTVFISVRDEDKEVAHELGMRLSRCGFRLVATCGTSKSLAEHGISAERVHKVTDGHRPNIVDLIHDGEIHIVINTTSGAQAIRDSYSLRRQTVLSGVPYFTTIAAARAVVDAIEAGISHREVKSLQEYTQQGPASARDAT, via the coding sequence ATGCCCCGCCGCACTGATATCCGCCGCATCCTCTTGGTGGGCTCGGGCCCCATCGTGATCGGTCAGGGCTGCGAGTTCGACTATTCGGGGACGCAAGGGGCCAAGGCACTCAAACAAGAGGGATACGAGGTTATTCTCGTCAACTCCAACCCGGCCACGGTCATGACCGACCCGGAGTTTGCCGACCGAACATATATCGAGCCCCTGGTTCCCGAGGTGCTAGAGGCCATCATCGCGCGCGAGCGGCCCGACGCCCTGTTGCCCACGCTGGGTGGCCAGACGGGGCTGAATTTAGCCATAAATCTTGCCAAAAGTGGCTATTTACAGCGTCATAACGTGACACTTCTGGGCGCCAATGTCGAGGCGATTCTCAAGGCCGAGGACCGTGAGCAGTTCAAGCAGGCGATGGAGCGGATCGGACTGCGCTGCCCCAAGGCGCATATGGCCCGCACGGTGGCAGAAGCCAATGACGCCGTCGTAGCGATTGGTTTCCCCGTCATCCTTAGGCCGTCGTTTACGTTGGGCGGGTCGGGGGGCGGCATCGCCTATAACCGCGAGGAGTTCGACCGCGCCATCAGATGGGCCTTTCAGCAAAGCCCCACCCATGAGTGTTTGATCGAAGAAAGCGTGCTCGGATGGAAGGAGTTCGAGCTTGAGGTGATTCGCGATTGCGCCAACAACTTCGCTGTGATCTGCACCATCGAGAACTTTGATCCCATGGGCGTCCACACTGGGGACTCCATCACGGTCGCTCCGGCGATGACCCTCACCGATCGGGAATATCAGCGGCTGCGGGATGCCGCGCGCGCAATCATTGCTGAGATTGGCGTCGATACCGGCGGCTCGAACATCCAGTTTGCCGTCAATCCGAAAGACGGTGCGTTCGTGGTCATTGAAATGAACCCGAGGGTGTCCCGTTCGAGTGCATTAGCCTCCAAGGCCACCGGTTACCCCATCGCCAAGATCGCCGCAAAGCTGGCGGTCGGCTATCGCCTCGATGAACTGAAGAACGACATCACCCAGACCAGCGCCGCCTTTGAGCCCAGCATTGACTACGTCGTGTGTAAGGTCCCGCGTTTCGCGTTTGAGAAGTTTCCCGGCTCCGACATCCGCCTGACCACCCAAATGAAATCGGTGGGAGAGGCAATGGCCATCGGGCGCACCTTTAAAGAAGCGCTGCACAAGGCCACCCGCTCGCTTGAAATCGGCCGAGACGGCTTGGTTTCATTGATGGACAAGGTGGACTACCGCCTTTTGGCCCGGTCCCTTAGGAATCTGGCGCATTCCCACCAAGGTTCGCTGCCTGGGAATGACCCCACCTCATCTTCCACGATGCCAAGAGCCACGCCTGAGGAGCTGAAAGAGGCGATAAGCGAGGTGATCCGCATCCCCGTGCCCGATAGGCTCTGGCACATCGCCGATGCCTTTCGTGTTGGCTTGAGCCTGAACGACGTACACACGGCCACCGCGATCGATCCATGGTTCTTGCGCGAGGTGAAGGAGCTAATCGATGAGGAGGAAACCCTCCGCACGCATACGGGCGAGAGCCAGCTTGCACGCGCCAAGGCATTTGGTTTTTCGGACAGCCGGATCGCCACGTTAAAGGGCGTTCTGCCATCGGAGATTCGCGCCCAGCGTGAGCGAGCCGCTATCCGTCCGAGTTTTCTTCGGGTCGACAGTTGTGCGGCGGAGTTTCCGGCGCTGACGCCATACATGTACTCGAGCTACGGCGCTGTATCCGAGGAAGATGCGATCCAAACGCGCAAGATCATGATCTTGGGTGGCGGGCCCAATCGCATCGGACAAGGCATTGAGTTTGACTACTGTTGCGTCCATGCCGCCTTCGCGCTCGCAGAGCTTGGCTACGAGACCATCATGGTCAACTGCAATCCCGAGACGGTGTCGACCGATTACGACACCTCCGATCGGTTGTATTTCGAGCCGCTGACCTTTGAAGATGTGATGGCCATCGTGGAGGCTGAGAAGCCCGAGGGCGTGATCGTGCAGTTTGGCGGGCAGACACCGCTCAAGTTGTCGGTGCCGCTTGAGAAAGCCGGTGTGCGGATATTGGGCACCAGCGCTAGCGCAATCGATCGGGCCGAGGACCGGGAAAAATTCGAGGCGCTGCTTCAAAAGCTAGATTTGCGGCGGCCTCCCGGTGGCATCGCCAGGAGCGTGTCACAAGCGTTTGAGGTCGCAGGCCGGATTGGCTACCCGCTGCTGGTGCGCCCGAGTTATGTGCTCGGGGGCCGGGCGATGCAAATCGTGCATTCTCACGACGAGTTAGCCCATTACATCACGGTGGCTGTGGAAACCCTGGAGGCAGAATCTGCTGGCACCATCTTGCTCGATCAGTTTCTGAAAGACGCCATCGAGGTCGATGTCGATTGCCTCTCTGATGGGACCCAGGTGGTGATCGGCGGGATCATGCAACACATCGAGGAAGCAGGTGTGCATTCCGGGGACTCGACCAGTGTTTTACCCGCTCATAGTCTGAGTAGTCACATCCTTCACCACATCCGCGAGGCCACGCGTGCTCTGGCGCTTGAGCTTGGTGTGGTGGGTCTTATGAATGTGCAATTCGCCGTGTATCAAAACCAAGTTTACGTGCTCGAGGTCAATCCCCGCGCCTCGCGGACCGTGCCATTTGTCAGCAAGGTCATCGGCGTGCCCCTCGCAAAAATCGCCGCGCAAGTCATGGCGGGAAAGACGCTGGCCGCCATAGGGTTTACGGAGGAGATTGTTCCCACGCATGTGGGCGTCAAAGAGTCGGTGTTTCCCTTCGTGAAGTTCGCTGGGGTGGACACCATCTTAGGACCCGAGATGCGTTCAACGGGCGAAGTGATGGGCATCGCCGACAACTTCGCGGCGGCGTTTTCGAAGGCCATGCTCTCAGCCGGCATGCGCCTGCCCCAAAGTGGTACTGTTTTCATCAGTGTGCGAGATGAGGACAAAGAGGTCGCTCACGAGCTCGGCATGCGCCTGAGCCGCTGTGGTTTTCGTCTGGTCGCCACCTGCGGGACCTCAAAGTCGCTTGCCGAGCACGGCATCAGTGCTGAGCGCGTGCATAAAGTGACCGATGGACATCGCCCCAACATCGTTGATCTCATTCACGACGGTGAAATACACATTGTGATCAACACCACCTCTGGCGCCCAGGCGATTCGGGACAGCTACAGTTTACGTCGTCAGACGGTGCTCTCGGGTGTGCCCTATTTCACCACGATTGCCGCAGCTCGCGCGGTCGTCGATGCCATCGAGGCCGGCATCAGTCATCGGGAGGTGAAGTCGTTGCAAGAGTACACGCAACAGGGTCCAGCATCCGCCCGAGATGCGACGTAG